A DNA window from Providencia huaxiensis contains the following coding sequences:
- the thrB gene encoding homoserine kinase, which produces MIKVYAPASIGNVSVGFDVLGAAVSPADGSLLGDCVTVEAADTFSLTNKGKFVAKLPKKNEHNIVYQCWQLFCERLGRPLNVAMTLEKNMPIGSGLGSSACSVVAALMALNEFAEKPFDDTQLLGMMGELEGRISGSVHYDNVAPCFLGGLQLIIEQNGIISQPVPAFENWYWVMAYPGIKVSTAEARAILPNSYPRHDIVNHGRYLSGFIHACHTNQSLLAATMIQDVVAEPYRTQLLPGFAAARQNAKEIGALACGISGSGPTLFAICDEKHIAEKMASYLQQHYIQNDEGFVHICRLDLAGARTIG; this is translated from the coding sequence GTGATTAAAGTTTATGCACCGGCTTCAATTGGTAATGTGAGCGTCGGGTTTGATGTTCTTGGCGCTGCAGTTTCTCCAGCGGATGGTTCATTGTTAGGTGATTGTGTAACAGTTGAAGCGGCGGACACTTTTTCGTTGACGAATAAAGGCAAATTCGTTGCTAAACTTCCGAAAAAAAATGAACACAATATTGTTTACCAGTGCTGGCAATTGTTTTGTGAGCGCCTTGGTCGACCATTAAATGTCGCTATGACGCTCGAAAAAAATATGCCAATTGGTTCAGGGCTCGGTTCTAGTGCGTGTTCTGTTGTTGCAGCACTGATGGCGCTAAACGAATTTGCAGAGAAACCCTTCGATGATACCCAATTGCTTGGCATGATGGGGGAGTTAGAGGGGCGTATTTCAGGAAGTGTGCACTATGATAACGTCGCACCGTGCTTTTTAGGTGGTTTACAGCTGATTATCGAACAAAATGGCATTATTTCTCAGCCTGTGCCTGCATTCGAAAACTGGTATTGGGTCATGGCCTATCCTGGCATTAAAGTATCGACAGCGGAAGCGCGTGCGATCCTTCCTAATAGCTATCCCCGCCATGATATTGTAAATCATGGTCGATACCTATCAGGGTTCATTCATGCTTGTCATACAAACCAATCGTTACTTGCAGCAACGATGATCCAAGATGTTGTGGCTGAACCTTATCGTACACAACTATTACCCGGTTTTGCGGCAGCACGCCAGAATGCAAAAGAAATCGGTGCATTAGCTTGTGGCATTTCTGGCTCTGGGCCAACACTGTTCGCTATTTGCGATGAGAAGCATATCGCTGAAAAAATGGCGAGCTACTTGCAACAACATTATATTCAGAATGATGAAGGCTTTGTGCATATCTGCCGTTTGGATCTGGCCGGGGCAAGGACAATAGGGTAA
- the thrC gene encoding threonine synthase yields the protein MKLYNLKDNNEQVSFAQAVKQGLGKQQGLFFPQDLPEFTATEIDELLKLDFVTRSSRILSAFIGDEIPHEELAARVEAAFAFPAPVSKVEDDIATLELYHGPTLAFKDFGGRFMAQALGQVAGEQPVTILTATSGDTGAAVAHAFYRLKNVQVVILYPEGKISPLQEKLFCTLGENIHTVAIKDDFDACQALVKQSFDDEELKKALYLNSANSINISRLLAQICYYFEAVAQIPAEKRDQLVISVPSGNFGDLTAGLLAKSMGLPVKRFIAATNVNDTVPRYLVDGQWKPKQTVATLSNAMDVSQPNNWPRIEELFRRKGWSLDELGHGAVSDEVTKEAVRELDKKGYLSEPHAAVAYRVLRDQLQEGEFGLFLGTAHPAKFKESVEEILNKAIPLPKELAERAELPLLSHFLPSDFVQLRTFLMKLAPKQ from the coding sequence ATGAAACTGTATAATTTAAAAGATAACAACGAACAAGTAAGTTTTGCGCAAGCGGTTAAGCAAGGTTTAGGCAAGCAACAAGGTTTATTTTTTCCTCAAGACTTACCTGAATTCACTGCGACTGAAATCGACGAATTATTAAAATTAGATTTTGTCACTCGTAGCAGTCGTATTTTAAGTGCTTTTATTGGTGATGAGATCCCTCATGAGGAGCTCGCTGCAAGGGTCGAAGCCGCGTTTGCTTTTCCTGCGCCAGTTTCTAAGGTTGAAGATGATATCGCGACACTGGAGCTATATCATGGGCCAACACTCGCATTTAAAGACTTCGGTGGTCGCTTTATGGCTCAGGCACTGGGGCAAGTCGCTGGTGAGCAGCCAGTGACCATTTTGACTGCCACTTCTGGGGATACAGGAGCAGCTGTTGCACACGCATTCTATCGTCTTAAGAACGTCCAAGTTGTCATTCTCTACCCAGAAGGAAAAATTAGCCCGCTGCAAGAAAAACTCTTCTGCACGCTGGGTGAAAATATTCATACGGTTGCGATTAAAGATGACTTCGATGCATGCCAAGCATTAGTAAAACAATCGTTTGATGATGAAGAACTAAAAAAAGCGCTGTATTTAAATTCGGCTAACTCGATCAATATCAGCCGTTTATTAGCGCAAATTTGTTATTACTTTGAAGCTGTCGCACAGATCCCAGCAGAAAAACGGGATCAATTAGTGATCTCGGTTCCGAGTGGTAATTTTGGCGATCTTACAGCGGGTTTATTAGCTAAATCAATGGGCTTACCTGTTAAGCGCTTCATTGCAGCTACTAACGTCAATGATACTGTGCCACGTTACCTCGTTGATGGGCAATGGAAGCCAAAACAAACGGTAGCAACCCTATCGAACGCGATGGATGTTAGTCAGCCAAACAACTGGCCTCGTATAGAAGAGCTATTCCGTCGTAAAGGTTGGTCTCTTGATGAATTAGGGCATGGGGCTGTGAGTGACGAAGTGACTAAAGAAGCAGTACGTGAATTAGATAAAAAAGGGTATTTATCTGAGCCACATGCTGCAGTTGCTTATCGTGTGCTTCGTGACCAATTGCAAGAAGGCGAGTTCGGGCTGTTTTTAGGTACGGCACACCCGGCTAAATTTAAAGAGAGTGTTGAAGAAATTCTTAATAAGGCAATACCTTTACCTAAAGAGTTAGCAGAGCGTGCGGAACTACCACTACTCTCACACTTTTTACCCTCTGATTTTGTACAATTACGCACATTTTTAATGAAGTTAGCACCTAAGCAGTAA
- a CDS encoding Cu(+)/Ag(+) sensor histidine kinase, translating to MIKLFRSPVSISIRLIVLISITLSLALLLFSSIMINSVMLHFKQQDEYTLNQLNLTIRSLLNGNSDPQSEQYARIKTIINEHQDATIYLIDNKGNTLVSPNATDKLITHLKNYDPDKNNQDVELKDYRLSESLIQVGPPSEPKQYRLVTALSLNFHHDYLSSLINSLIISAIILCLFTILVVYFLVIKGLKPLKDVSDEIKNVTSENLSVRLDPDSVPNELKQLTKSFNQMLVKIEDVFVRQTNFSADIAHEMRTPITNLMTETQISLSKNRSKEELAEVLYSNLEEYNRLSRMISDMLFLAQADDNRLIPEKKIINIKTEIELIFDYFEYLAEENEIKLKLIGDTSPIMADKDMLRRAITNLLSNAIRYTPRGDSVSINISNVKEGIELIISNPGIKIPEEHLEKLFDRFYRVDKSRQRKNEGSGIGLAIVKSIILAHKGRISVKSDDFSTRFTVFLPMKPN from the coding sequence ATGATTAAGCTGTTTCGATCTCCTGTCTCTATTTCAATTCGTCTTATTGTTTTGATTAGTATTACTCTCTCCCTCGCCTTACTATTATTTAGCTCGATCATGATCAACTCAGTTATGTTACATTTTAAGCAGCAAGATGAATACACACTTAACCAGTTGAATTTAACGATCCGAAGCTTATTAAATGGCAATTCAGATCCACAAAGTGAGCAATACGCACGAATTAAAACCATTATTAATGAGCATCAAGATGCTACCATTTATCTCATTGATAATAAAGGAAATACATTAGTATCTCCCAATGCAACAGATAAACTTATTACGCACTTAAAAAATTATGATCCTGATAAAAATAACCAAGACGTAGAGCTCAAAGATTATCGTCTATCAGAAAGTCTTATTCAGGTGGGCCCTCCTTCAGAGCCTAAACAATATCGATTAGTTACTGCGCTATCATTAAATTTTCATCATGATTATCTGAGCTCATTAATAAACAGTTTGATTATCAGTGCAATTATACTGTGCTTATTTACTATTCTTGTCGTTTATTTCCTTGTGATAAAGGGATTAAAACCCCTTAAAGATGTAAGCGATGAAATAAAAAATGTCACATCCGAAAACTTAAGCGTCCGTTTAGATCCTGATTCTGTACCTAATGAATTGAAGCAATTAACAAAATCATTTAATCAGATGTTAGTAAAAATTGAAGATGTTTTCGTAAGGCAAACAAATTTTTCGGCAGATATTGCTCATGAAATGCGTACACCAATCACTAATTTAATGACTGAAACTCAAATATCTTTGAGTAAAAACCGCAGTAAAGAAGAGCTAGCTGAAGTGTTATATTCTAATTTGGAAGAATATAACCGACTATCACGAATGATCTCTGATATGCTTTTTCTTGCTCAAGCAGATGATAATAGGCTTATCCCAGAGAAAAAAATCATTAATATTAAAACTGAAATAGAGCTCATATTTGATTATTTTGAATATCTCGCTGAAGAGAATGAAATAAAACTTAAGCTAATTGGGGACACTAGTCCTATTATGGCCGATAAAGACATGTTAAGAAGAGCGATTACTAATTTATTATCAAATGCTATCCGCTACACCCCAAGGGGTGACTCTGTCAGCATTAACATTTCAAATGTAAAAGAGGGTATTGAATTAATCATCAGCAATCCCGGTATAAAAATACCCGAAGAACACTTAGAAAAACTCTTTGATAGATTTTATCGAGTAGATAAATCAAGACAAAGAAAAAATGAAGGAAGTGGAATTGGGTTGGCAATCGTCAAATCAATTATATTAGCGCATAAAGGCAGGATCTCTGTAAAATCAGATGATTTTTCAACACGCTTTACTGTATTTTTACCTATGAAACCAAATTGA
- a CDS encoding heavy metal response regulator transcription factor, with protein sequence MKLLIVEDEHKTREYLSKGLSESGFIVDAIENGITGLHMATTEDYDLIILDVMLPDINGWEIAKNLRNTGKNTPILMLTALGNVEHRVKGLEIGADDYLVKPFDFSELLARVRTLLRRGNNSIQKTQFTIANLHVDLIKRRVTRENDKIILTSKEFSLLEFFILHQGEVLSRSLIASKVWDMNFDSDTNVIDVAVKRLRAKIDQGYEPKLIHTIRGMGYLLEIPEND encoded by the coding sequence ATGAAACTACTTATTGTTGAAGATGAACATAAAACGAGAGAATACTTATCTAAAGGCTTAAGTGAGTCCGGGTTTATTGTTGATGCAATCGAAAATGGCATTACAGGCCTGCATATGGCGACAACTGAAGACTATGATTTAATTATTCTTGATGTGATGTTGCCAGATATTAATGGCTGGGAGATTGCTAAAAACTTACGCAATACAGGAAAAAATACGCCAATCCTCATGCTTACTGCTTTAGGTAATGTTGAACATCGAGTCAAAGGGTTAGAGATAGGTGCTGACGATTATCTTGTTAAGCCATTTGATTTTTCTGAGCTACTTGCTCGAGTAAGAACTTTATTACGCAGAGGCAATAACAGCATCCAAAAAACACAATTTACCATTGCTAATTTGCATGTTGACCTGATCAAACGACGCGTTACACGTGAAAATGATAAAATTATACTCACCAGTAAAGAATTTTCATTATTGGAATTTTTTATTCTTCACCAAGGCGAAGTTCTTTCTCGTTCTCTTATCGCCTCAAAAGTTTGGGATATGAATTTTGATAGTGATACCAATGTCATTGATGTTGCAGTTAAAAGGCTGAGGGCTAAAATAGATCAAGGCTATGAACCTAAATTGATTCATACCATTAGAGGGATGGGCTATTTACTCGAGATCCCTGAAAATGATTAA
- a CDS encoding efflux transporter outer membrane subunit, which yields MYSPKILIIAYALILTGCVSLAPEYQRPNFNLPHQFSGNVSDVVTRDKTARDKTELAIPSWSQFIQDPQMKSVIEIALEKNSDLYLAALDVEEARVRFGLAGAEKYPQISSSMSGDYGQSLESGSSFNKKYSAGVDISYELDFFGRIKNLSDADKAKFIASQEMKRATQIITIKTVAEAYLDVVYNQKLLLIAQETKQSYLNSQSIVMQKVAAGKAALSDLEQAKGQVQSISINIEKIESEIAKNENLLNFLTNDYVTKINLDLGRYEPNYPLITTPSDIPSEILLKRPDIMAAEQNIISENASIGVARAAFFPSISFNTGIENSNDSLTGLFDSSNGIWNFIPKITLPIFTGGTNSRNLELANIRKNKAIANYEKSIQVAFREVKDALVIKSSLEKQLISQVQYVNTLQNVLTQKQASYRYGSLSYLDVLEAQRSLFTEQQNLLMLKIEQQKNEINLFSALGGGLIKS from the coding sequence ATGTATTCCCCTAAAATATTAATAATAGCTTATGCCCTAATTTTGACTGGTTGTGTTTCGCTTGCCCCTGAATATCAACGCCCTAATTTTAATTTGCCTCATCAATTCAGTGGCAATGTTTCTGATGTAGTAACGCGGGATAAAACAGCGCGGGATAAAACAGAATTAGCAATACCAAGTTGGTCTCAATTTATTCAAGACCCACAAATGAAAAGCGTGATAGAAATTGCGCTTGAGAAAAACAGTGATTTATATCTTGCGGCCTTAGATGTAGAAGAAGCTCGTGTGCGTTTTGGGCTAGCAGGAGCAGAAAAATATCCTCAAATTAGTTCATCGATGAGCGGCGATTATGGCCAATCATTAGAGTCTGGGTCATCCTTCAATAAGAAATACAGTGCAGGCGTTGATATCAGTTATGAACTGGACTTTTTTGGGCGTATTAAAAATTTATCTGATGCCGATAAAGCAAAGTTTATTGCTTCTCAAGAGATGAAGCGTGCGACACAAATTATCACAATCAAAACGGTAGCAGAGGCGTATTTAGATGTGGTGTATAACCAGAAATTATTATTAATTGCGCAAGAGACGAAGCAAAGCTACCTCAATAGTCAATCGATTGTAATGCAAAAAGTGGCGGCAGGAAAAGCCGCGCTATCAGACCTAGAACAAGCTAAAGGGCAAGTACAGTCTATTTCTATTAATATCGAAAAAATTGAAAGTGAAATTGCAAAAAATGAAAATTTACTGAATTTTTTGACAAATGACTATGTAACAAAAATAAATTTAGATCTAGGACGCTACGAGCCAAACTATCCTTTAATTACAACTCCTTCAGATATTCCCTCTGAAATATTATTAAAACGCCCAGATATTATGGCTGCGGAGCAAAATATTATTTCTGAGAATGCCAGTATAGGTGTAGCAAGAGCCGCTTTCTTTCCTTCTATTTCCTTTAATACAGGAATTGAAAACAGTAATGATTCTTTAACAGGGTTATTTGACTCTTCAAATGGTATTTGGAATTTTATTCCTAAAATTACGCTACCTATTTTTACTGGTGGCACAAATAGCCGAAATTTAGAATTAGCAAATATCAGAAAAAATAAAGCAATAGCTAATTACGAAAAAAGTATTCAAGTAGCATTTCGAGAAGTGAAAGATGCCTTAGTGATCAAATCGAGTTTAGAAAAACAACTCATCTCCCAAGTACAATATGTCAACACGCTGCAAAACGTCTTAACACAGAAACAAGCGAGTTATCGATATGGCAGTTTGAGCTATCTCGATGTTCTTGAAGCACAGCGTAGCTTATTTACCGAACAACAAAATTTATTGATGTTGAAAATTGAACAGCAGAAGAATGAAATAAATTTATTCTCTGCATTAGGTGGCGGATTAATAAAATCATGA
- a CDS encoding copper-binding protein, with protein sequence MKKLNTVFFAISMAMLTATSYANAAEHNHSIYPEKVAEPTINTEGTLISIDKDNKKLTINHKEIQSIGWPPMTMRFTYEDENMINGLQENDELKFSFVQQGNLSMLKSVEKIN encoded by the coding sequence ATGAAAAAATTAAATACAGTATTTTTTGCAATTTCAATGGCGATGTTAACAGCAACTAGTTATGCAAATGCTGCTGAACATAACCACTCTATTTATCCAGAAAAAGTCGCAGAGCCGACAATCAATACCGAAGGAACGCTAATCTCGATTGATAAAGATAATAAAAAGTTAACAATAAATCATAAAGAAATTCAAAGTATTGGCTGGCCACCAATGACGATGCGTTTTACCTATGAAGATGAAAATATGATTAACGGCTTACAAGAAAATGATGAATTAAAATTTTCATTTGTACAACAAGGCAATCTTTCAATGTTGAAATCCGTCGAAAAGATAAACTAA
- a CDS encoding efflux RND transporter periplasmic adaptor subunit: MSLVNLTKLLLVIILSSVISILFYRYFFVVENNNQPVEKQERTVLYWYDPMYPNTKFDQPGKSPFMDMDLVPKYADENLASANSKGITINPTQTQNLGLKTVDVKWGKLSYDLTFPGEIAFNDHQFAIVQARENGFVEKVYPFTVGERIQKGGPIADLTIPAWVEAQSEYLALKQMNASQQDLNSVIERLRLNGMPEGALSQFIKTGKVQSRFTIQAPISGVITALNLRLGMNVSKEVVIAQIQGTDPLWINASVPQSVAELLNKQTEFTVSIPAYPSQLFTVKNWLILPSADQASRTINIRTEIADPSHLLKPGMTAYLNLVAEGNESLLIPSQAIVDSGKEQHVIAVGENGEFIPKRVRVLSESQQMTAISEGLQVGEHIVTQGIFLIDSEANIAGALAKMEALPEPSASSNHSSHKSQE, from the coding sequence ATGTCATTAGTTAACCTGACCAAATTGCTATTGGTAATTATTTTATCGAGCGTTATTTCAATTTTATTTTACCGATATTTTTTCGTTGTAGAAAATAATAACCAACCAGTTGAAAAACAAGAACGCACCGTATTGTATTGGTATGACCCGATGTATCCCAATACCAAGTTTGATCAACCAGGGAAATCCCCGTTTATGGACATGGATCTTGTTCCTAAATATGCGGATGAAAACTTGGCTTCAGCGAATAGCAAAGGGATAACAATTAACCCAACACAGACACAAAATTTAGGACTTAAAACGGTGGATGTAAAGTGGGGGAAATTAAGCTATGACTTAACATTTCCAGGCGAAATTGCATTTAATGATCATCAATTCGCTATCGTGCAAGCGCGAGAAAATGGTTTCGTTGAAAAAGTTTACCCATTCACCGTTGGTGAGAGGATCCAAAAAGGGGGTCCTATTGCTGATCTAACGATCCCTGCATGGGTTGAAGCGCAAAGTGAATATCTTGCACTCAAGCAGATGAATGCGAGCCAGCAAGATCTTAATAGCGTCATTGAGCGTTTACGTTTAAATGGCATGCCAGAGGGAGCACTTTCTCAGTTTATTAAAACAGGAAAAGTCCAATCACGTTTTACGATCCAAGCACCTATTTCAGGGGTAATTACTGCACTTAATCTACGTTTAGGGATGAACGTATCTAAAGAAGTTGTTATTGCACAAATACAAGGAACAGATCCATTATGGATTAATGCCTCTGTTCCTCAGTCAGTTGCTGAATTACTGAATAAACAAACAGAATTTACAGTTTCTATTCCCGCTTATCCTTCACAGTTATTTACTGTAAAAAACTGGCTGATATTACCTAGCGCAGACCAAGCAAGTCGTACAATTAATATTCGTACAGAAATTGCGGACCCTAGCCATTTATTAAAACCGGGTATGACTGCATATTTGAATTTAGTTGCAGAAGGTAATGAAAGTTTATTGATCCCTTCACAAGCCATTGTGGATTCAGGGAAAGAACAACATGTTATTGCTGTTGGTGAGAATGGTGAATTTATTCCGAAAAGAGTACGAGTGCTCAGTGAATCTCAACAAATGACGGCAATATCTGAAGGGCTACAAGTGGGTGAGCATATTGTGACTCAGGGGATTTTCCTGATTGATTCCGAAGCGAATATTGCGGGAGCATTAGCCAAGATGGAAGCACTTCCTGAGCCTTCAGCGTCATCTAATCATTCATCACATAAATCTCAGGAGTAG